GCGCTCGCGCTGGGCGTCGCGGGCAACGCGTTCGCCTGCAACATCAGTGAGTTCTCCGCCGTCGCCAAGTGCGACGGCGAAAAGGGTGTCATCAGCGTCACCGACAAGGACCCGTCGGGCACCCCCGCCACGGTCACCGTCTACCTGGGCGACAAGCTCATCGGCACCCAGGACGTCGTGGGCAGCCGCGAGGGCGTCACCATCGACTTCGCCGAGGACTGGGCGCCGAACACGACGTACCGCGTTCACGTCAAGGCCGGCAACCAGGTCGACGAGGACATCAAGTCGGGCGTGAACACCCCGGACGAGGCCTGCACCCCGGAGTCCACCCCGACTCCGACGCCGACCCCGTCGGCTTCGCAGCCGGAGGAGTCCGCCACCCCGACGCCGTCGGCCTCGGAGCCCGAGGAGTCCGCCACCCCGACCCCGTCGGCCTCCGAGAGCACCCCGGGCGCCCCCGCGAGCGGCGTTCCGACGCCCGCGGGCGGTAGCTCCAACCTCGCCGAGACCGGCGCCAGCTCGAACACCGGTGTGATCGCCGGCATCGCGGCTGCCCTGGTCGCCGTCGGCGGCGGCGCCGTCTTCTTCGGCCTGCGTCGTCGTGGGGCGTCCAGCAACGGCTGACGTTCCGCTCGCCGTATCCGCAGTACCCGGCTGTACGTTGTGGCCCGTCCCCGGATCAGGGGGCGGGCCACTCCGCTGTCACCGGTCGTGCGTCATCCGAAGGTGGCCCGCGCCAGCCAGAACTCCAGCAGTTCACGGTCCCCGAGGATCTCCAGGCCCGGGCTGTCCAGCGGCAGCCGGCGGTAGAACGCGAGCATGACGTCGGTGAGCGGGCCGCGCAGGGCCACCGTGGCCTTCTCATGGCCGCGCCGCCAGGCGAAGCCGTCCTCGGCGAACTCGACGAACCACTCCGCGTTCGACTCGGGGGAACCGTCGGTGGCGTGGAGATGGATGCTGCGGCCCGGTCCGCGCAGTTCGTTCGCCGGGTCGTCCGGGTCGGTCCGCCGCCCGAACTCGACGATCTGCAGCCACTCGTCGATCGCGTCGGCGGCGATGTCGGCAGCGACCTCGTACGGCAGCCCCGCGGTGAGCGTCGCGTCCGCGCGGTGGACGGTGATCTCGTGGGCCATCCGGCGCGCCCAGAACCCGGAGCTGCGCTCCCAGCCCCACGTCCACACCGTCGCGTCGGGCCCGGCCTCACGCAGGGTGCCGACCAGCAGATCACCGGTCTCGGCGAGCCAGGCGTCCAGCGCGGCCGGGTCACCCGTCGGCTCCGGGCCGCCGCCCAGCGGTACCTGTTCCTCCCCGACATCCTTCTCGGCCCGTGTGCGCACCAGCAGTTCCGCCCAGCGCAGGGCACCCCCGGTGTGCCGCACCAGCTGCTCCAGGGACCAGTCCGGGCAGGTCGGCACGGTCGCGGACAGATCGGCGCCGGAGGTCACCACCGCCCTCAACTGCGCGACCTGATGGGCGATTTCGTCGCAATAGCGGTCATGTGCGAGTGTCGTCATGCTCCGCACACTAGGGGCGGTCCCGTCACCCGAGCACGGCAATTTCGGCCGCGTCGAAGGCCACCCCGACCTCGTCCCCCGGCTCCGGCGCCTCGCGCAGCGCGCACGCGGCCTCCAGGCGGGGCGCGTCCCCGGGCTGGAGCTGGACGGCGACATGCGTACCCCGGAAGGTACGTGCGGCGACGGTGCAGCGCAGGCCCTCGTCGGCGGGCACCAGGCGCACCCCGGCGGGCCGTACGAGCAGCGTGCGCATACCCTGTTCGGCGCCCTCGGGGACCGGCACCTTGCCCCAGGGGGTGTCCGCGACCTGCCCGCTCACCGTCGCCTCGACGACGTTGTCGAAGCCGAGGAAGCGTGCCACGAACTCGTCGGCGGGGCGCTGCCAGACGTCAAGTGGCGTACCGGACTGGGCGATCCGGCCGTCGCGCATCACGATCACCCGGTCGGCGAGGGCGAAGGCCTCAGCCTGGTCGTGGGTGACGGCGAGCACGGTGGTGCCCAACCGGCCGAAGAGCTCCCGGAGTTCGACGACGAGCCGCTCGCGCAGCGAGCGGTCCAGCTGGCCCAGCGGCTCGTCGAGCATCAGCAGCCGGGGACGGGGCGCGAGAGCGCGGGCGA
The DNA window shown above is from Streptomyces sp. NBC_01451 and carries:
- a CDS encoding LAETG motif-containing sortase-dependent surface protein is translated as MSISLRTARSVRILGVASASAALALGVAGNAFACNISEFSAVAKCDGEKGVISVTDKDPSGTPATVTVYLGDKLIGTQDVVGSREGVTIDFAEDWAPNTTYRVHVKAGNQVDEDIKSGVNTPDEACTPESTPTPTPTPSASQPEESATPTPSASEPEESATPTPSASESTPGAPASGVPTPAGGSSNLAETGASSNTGVIAGIAAALVAVGGGAVFFGLRRRGASSNG
- a CDS encoding maleylpyruvate isomerase N-terminal domain-containing protein; translation: MTTLAHDRYCDEIAHQVAQLRAVVTSGADLSATVPTCPDWSLEQLVRHTGGALRWAELLVRTRAEKDVGEEQVPLGGGPEPTGDPAALDAWLAETGDLLVGTLREAGPDATVWTWGWERSSGFWARRMAHEITVHRADATLTAGLPYEVAADIAADAIDEWLQIVEFGRRTDPDDPANELRGPGRSIHLHATDGSPESNAEWFVEFAEDGFAWRRGHEKATVALRGPLTDVMLAFYRRLPLDSPGLEILGDRELLEFWLARATFG
- a CDS encoding ABC transporter ATP-binding protein gives rise to the protein MLSLDAATVRFGTRAVLDGVGLDVDEHEIVCVLGPSGSGKSTLLRAVAGLQPLDAGRVLLDGRDLAGVPAHRREVGLMFQDHQLFPQRDVGGNVAFGLRMHHVPRAQRDVRVRELLELVGLPGAEGRAVAALSGGEQQRVALARALAPRPRLLMLDEPLGQLDRSLRERLVVELRELFGRLGTTVLAVTHDQAEAFALADRVIVMRDGRIAQSGTPLDVWQRPADEFVARFLGFDNVVEATVSGQVADTPWGKVPVPEGAEQGMRTLLVRPAGVRLVPADEGLRCTVAARTFRGTHVAVQLQPGDAPRLEAACALREAPEPGDEVGVAFDAAEIAVLG